The window GTCTTCATTGCACTGCATCACTTCTCGCCGCGTTCCGTCAATGTAATGTGGGCGGCTGAATAGTTACCCTAGTTATTTACTTTCCAAGACGGTATGCAGTGCCCCCTGACTTTTTCCCCAGGCTCAACAGCAGAAGACGTCGTTCCAGTCCCTCATAAAAATCTTCCCGGCTTGTTTTTGTCGACATGTCGACTTCAAGTAAGCTCCGGAACAGTGCTTCCAATTCCGTTCTCGGGAAGCGCAGCGCCTGTGCCGCGGACTTCTTCGCCACAAAAGGATGAACACCGCCGAGATCCCGGGGTGAGACCTCGCGGCCTTTTCCCGAAACAAGAATGTCCTGCGCAAGGATTATCAGGCGTAACTGCCGCGCCAGAAGTGAAAGAACGACACCCTGCGGTTCTTTTTCCAATAACGTCTTTATCTTCGCCAGTGCATCCGGGTAGCGCCGTTCCCCCAGGGCGTCCGTCGCCGCAAAGACCGTTTCTTCGATTGAAGGGTTCAATACCGCCGCCACGTCGCCGGCGGAGATAGCAGCCCTGTCCCCCGCGTAGGCAAGCACTTTTTCGACCTCATTATTTAAAAAGGTCAGATCGCGGCCACCCGACAGCAAGGCGCTGACGGCCGACGCTTCGAAGGTCTTTCCGACCTGTCGCGCTTTTTTTTGAAACCATTTCCTCAGGTCTTCAGGCGCAAGATGGATAAACTCCACCACCCTCCCGCGCGCCTCTACCAGTTTATAGACCTCTCTTCTTTTATCGACCGACCCGGCCGTACAGAAAATGAGGCAGGTGGCCTCCTCCGGCTGCCTCAGGTATGAAACTAATGATGAATGCTCTTTCGGCCGCCCGGATAAAAAATAGGGGGCGTTTCTTACGACCACCAGCCGGAAGTTCGAAAAAAGAGGTGGAGTGCCCGCGATCTCGGCGACTTCCGCTTCCGAAACTTCCTCACCGTCCAGCACCTCGAAAT of the Bacillota bacterium genome contains:
- the holA gene encoding DNA polymerase III subunit delta, with the translated sequence MQYFKDLLAELEKGKIKPLYLFHGPEVFLQREAVRRFGAALVGEEPSFNFEVLDGEEVSEAEVAEIAGTPPLFSNFRLVVVRNAPYFLSGRPKEHSSLVSYLRQPEEATCLIFCTAGSVDKRREVYKLVEARGRVVEFIHLAPEDLRKWFQKKARQVGKTFEASAVSALLSGGRDLTFLNNEVEKVLAYAGDRAAISAGDVAAVLNPSIEETVFAATDALGERRYPDALAKIKTLLEKEPQGVVLSLLARQLRLIILAQDILVSGKGREVSPRDLGGVHPFVAKKSAAQALRFPRTELEALFRSLLEVDMSTKTSREDFYEGLERRLLLLSLGKKSGGTAYRLGK